One Brassica napus cultivar Da-Ae chromosome C2, Da-Ae, whole genome shotgun sequence DNA window includes the following coding sequences:
- the LOC106389329 gene encoding uncharacterized protein LOC106389329 translates to MHLRGNRLLETIDSSKTVSDEKKAKAMIFLRHHIHDGLKDEYITKEDPCDLWKSLKERFDHQKYVILPKAKHEWIHLRFQDYKSVSEFNSAMFGITSRMMLCGEKISDYDMIEKNLSTFHPENVILQQQYRVNGYTRYSELMQVLLVEEQNNQLVTLNHQARPTGSAPFPEANVASSSYDNKVVDVVETVIMVVEEDGEEDSVPLMKEIIKTSTKMKGMKRARMIKGKRERFATDTA, encoded by the coding sequence ATGCACCTGAGAGGAAACAGGCTTTTGGAAACCATCGATAGTTCGAAAACGGTGTCGGATGAGAAAAAGGCTAAAGCCATGATATTTTTACGACACCACATCCATGATGGTTTAAAGGATGAATATATTACGAAagaggatccttgtgacctcTGGAAATCTTTAAAAGAGAGGTTCGATCACCAGAAATATGTGATCTTACCGAAAGCTAAACACGAGTGGATCCATCTCCGGTTCCAGGATTACAAAAGTGTGAGTGAGTTTAATTCCGCGATGTTCGGAATTACTTCGAGGATGATGTTATGTGGAGAGAAAATAAGTGATTATGATATGATCGAGAAAAATCTCTCCACATTCCATCCTGAAAATGTAATCCTGCAGCAACAATACCGGGTGAATGGATATACCCGTTACTCGGAGTTGATGCAAGTCCTCCTTGTAGAGGAGCAGAATAATCAACTCGTGACTTTAAACCATCAAGCTCGTCCCACTGGATCTGCTCCATTCCCTGAAGCGAATGTTGCATCATCCAGTTATGATAATAAGGTCGTGGACGTGGTGGAAACCGTTATcatggtcgtggaagaggacgGGGAAGAAGATTCCGTCCCTTTgatgaaagaaataataaagactTCCACGAAAATGAAAGGAATGAAAAGGGCCAGGATGATAAAAGGCAAACGGGAAAGGTTTGCTACAGATACGGCATGA
- the LOC106389330 gene encoding ribonucleoside-diphosphate reductase small chain C, producing the protein MPSMAEEPLLTPTPDRFCMFPIHYPQIWEMYKKAEASFWTAEEVDLSQDTRDWENNLNDGERHFIKHVLAFFAASDGIVLENLATRFMSDVQVSEARAFYGFQIAIENIHSEMYSLLLDTYIKDNKERDHLFRAIETIPCVAKKAQWAMKWIDGSQTFAERIVAFACVEGIFFSGSFCSIFWLKKRGLMPGLTFSNELISRDEGLHCDFACLIYTLLRTKLSEERVKSIVCDAVEIEREFVCDALPCALVGMNRDLMSQYIEFVADRLLGALGYGKVYGVANPFDWMELISLQGKTNFFEKRVGDYQKASVMSSVNGNGAFDNHVFSLDEDF; encoded by the coding sequence ATGCCTTCCATGGCCGAAGAGCCGCTCCTAACCCCAACCCCAGACAGATTCTGCATGTTCCCAATCCACTACCCGCAGATCTGGGAGATGTACAAGAAAGCCGAAGCCTCCTTCTGGACCGCCGAGGAAGTCGACCTCTCCCAAGACACCCGCGACTGGGAGAACAACCTCAACGACGGCGAGCGCCACTTCATCAAACACGTCCTCGCCTTCTTCGCCGCCTCCGACGGGATCGTCCTCGAGAATCTCGCCACCCGGTTCATGTCCGACGTGCAGGTCTCCGAGGCGCGCGCCTTCTACGGGTTCCAGATCGCGATCGAGAATATCCACTCGGAGATGTACAGCCTCTTGTTAGATACGTACATCAAGGACAACAAGGAGAGGGACCATCTCTTCCGCGCGATTGAAACCATCCCTTGCGTCGCGAAGAAGGCCCAATGGGCCATGAAGTGGATCGACGGATCTCAGACTTTCGCCGAGAGGATCGTGGCGTTCGCTTGCGTGGAAGGGATCTTCTTCTCCGGTAGCTTCTGCTCGATCTTCTGGCTCAAGAAGCGAGGGCTCATGCCGGGGCTCACCTTCTCCAACGAGCTGATCTCGCGAGACGAAGGCCTTCACTGCGACTTCGCGTGCCTGATCTATACCCTCTTGAGGACGAAGCTATCGGAGGAGCGCGTGAAGTCGATCGTGTGCGACGCGGTGGAGATCGAGAGGGAGTTTGTGTGCGACGCGCTTCCTTGCGCGTTGGTGGGGATGAACCGGGACTTGATGAGTCAGTATATTGAGTTCGTGGCGGATAGGCTTTTGGGTGCGCTTGGGTACGGGAAGGTGTACGGTGTGGCGAATCCGTTTGATTGGATGGAGTTGATCTCGCTTCAGGGTAAAACGAATTTCTTCGAGAAGAGGGTTGGTGATTACCAGAAGGCTTCCGTCATGTCTAGCGTTAACGGAAACGGCGCTTTTGATAACCATGTGTTCTCGCTCGACGAGGATTTTTAG